One window of the Eucalyptus grandis isolate ANBG69807.140 chromosome 8, ASM1654582v1, whole genome shotgun sequence genome contains the following:
- the LOC104417793 gene encoding (-)-germacrene D synthase: protein MSHQISTIPSAPPAQEKSHVVDRQSADFHPSTLGDDFLKYASSSNSMKFKFLGRVEEQIEELKGEVRKMLAGIVDKPSQMLHLIDQIQRLGIDYHFEHEVDEQLEQIHKNYSQLHLEDFKVDDLHMVALIFRLLRQQGYNVSSEIFNKFKDSEGNLWELLVTDARGLLSLYEACHLRCHGDSILDEALPFATTHLESIDESKVSTSLAKQVSHALEQPLRKGLPRLEARRYIPLYQEEPSHDEVLLTLAKLDFNLLQEQHQKELGEITRWWKEIDVPRKFPFARDRIVELFFWTSGIYFKPEFAMARNILTKVISLTSILDDIYDVYGTLEELALLTEAIQKWDVDAMDGLPMYMQAYYKELLQLYEYIGNELATKERSYRLVYAKEVMKKLARAYFQEAKWFHTNYVPALEEYMSLQLITTGYGMLATTSLVGMGDVVTEHALEWSVGDCKIVKAAQTICRLMDDIVSHQFEQKRGHVVSAVELLMKYHGVSEQEAGEELQKGVIDAWKDTNEEFLRPTMVPMPILTRMLNFSRVMDVLYSDGDNYTHSETKLKDYVTLLFISPSLM from the exons atgtcTCATCAgatttcaacaattccatctGCTCCTCCAGCTCAAGAAAAAAGCCATGTGGTCGATCGCCAGTCAGCAGATTTTCATCCAAGCACATTGGGGGATGACTTCCTCAAATATGCCTCTAGCTCCAACTCAATG AAGTTCAAATTCCTTGGAAGAGTGGAGGAACAAATCGAGGAACTGAAAGGAGAGGTGAGGAAGATGCTGGCTGGCATCGTGGATAAGCCTTCACAAATGCTTCACTTGATTGATCAAATCCAACGCTTGGGAATTGACTACCATTTTGAACATGAAGTAGATGAGCAATTAGAacaaatccacaaaaattacTCTCAACTTCATCTTGAAGATTTCAAGGTAGATGACCTTCACATGGTTGCTCTTATCTTTCGATTGCTGCGACAACAAGGTTACAATGTTTCTTCAG AGATCTTTAACAAATTCAAAGATAGTGAAGGGAATTTATGGGAATTGCTTGTCACCGATGCACGTGGATTGCTAAGCCTATATGAAGCTTGCCATTTAAGGTGTCATGGTGATTCCATCTTGGACGAAGCACTTCCTTTTGCTACAACTCACCTTGAATCGATCGATGAAAGCAAAGTGAGCACTAGTCTCGCGAAACAAGTGAGTCATGCCCTAGAGCAGCCACTTCGCAAGGGATTGCCGAGGCTGGAGGCAAGGCGTTATATTCCACTCTACCAAGAGGAGCCTTCACATGATGAAGTTTTGCTCACCTTGGCTAAACTAGATTTCAACTTACTGCAAGAGCAACACCAAAAGGAACTTGGCGAGATTACTAG GTGGTGGAAGGAGATTGATGTTCCAAGGAAGTTCCCATTCGCCAGAGATAGGATTGTGGAGTTGTTCTTCTGGACCTCGGGAATATATTTCAAGCCTGAATTTGCCATGGCCAGAAATATACTAACCAAAGTGATCTCCTTGACTTCAATTCTCGACGATATCTATGACGTTTATGGCACATTGGAAGAACTTGCGCTCCTCACCGAAGCAATCCAGAA GTGGGATGTGGATGCCATGGATGGATTGCCAATGTATATGCAAGCTTATTATAAGGAGCTTCTCCAGCTCTATGAATACATTGGGAATGAATTGGCCACAAAAGAAAGATCATATCGCCTTGTCTATGCAAAAGAAGTC ATGAAGAAGCTAGCAAGAGCATACTTTCAGGAAGCCAAATGGTTCCATACCAACTACGTACCAGCACTAGAGGAGTACATGTCCCTTCAACTAATAACGACTGGATATGGAATGTTAGCAACTACATCACTTGTGGGAATGGGCGATGTGGTCACTGAACATGCTCTTGAATGGTCGGTCGGTGATTGCAAGATTGTGAAGGCTGCACAAACCATCTGTAGGCTCATGGATGACATTGTCTCTCACCAG TTTGAGCAAAAGAGGGGGCACGTAGTATCTGCAGTGGAGTTACTCATGAAATACCATGGCGTCTCGGAGCAAGAAGCTGGGGAGGAACTCCAGAAAGGAGTCATTGATGCATGGAAGGACACCAATGAAGAGTTTCTTCGTCCAACCATGGTCCCAATGCCGATTCTCACACGAATGCTCAATTTCTCCCGGGTGATGGACGTGTTATATAGTGATGGAGATAATTACACCCATTCTGAAACAAAGCTCAAAGATTATGTGACGTTGCTCTTCATTAGTCCCTCGCTGATGTGA